GAAGAACGCTTCTGGGGATGGATAATGATTATGCCGTTACTGGCGGGGTTAATTGTTTTTTACTTTACTCCATTCTTCCAGAACGTTTTTTATAGTTTCACCGACCTGGGCGAGTTTCAGATCTGGACGACGATCAGCTTAGATAACTATATTAATTTATTCAGCGATGATGAGTTTCGTTCAGCAATATATAACACCTTGGCCTATGTTTTTATTTGCGTACCGATAATCACCGTTTTGTCATTACTGCTCGCAATTGGCCTGAATCAGGCGATTCGCGGTCAGTGGTTGTTTCGCACGCTATTATTTCTGCCCGCTGTCACTATGCCTGCGGCCATTGCTATGGTCTGGCAGTGGTTGATGAACCGAAACTTCGGCTTAATTAATCAGATCCTGGCCTTTTTCGATCTTCCGGCCATCGGTTGGTTATCCGATCCCGATGTCGTCCGCCTGAGCGCCTCGTTGGTTATCATCTGGTCGGCTATTGCGCTGAAGATGATCATTCTGCTCGCTGGATTACAGGGGATCCCCAAACAAATTTATGAAGCGATGTCACTGGATGGCATCAGCAAATTGCGTGGGTTCTGGTCTATTACCTTACCGCTAATGATCCCCACGCTGTTTTTCGTACTGGTGATCTCTTTTATCGAAACGCTGCAAATTTTCGATGTGGTTTATCTGCTGTTTGGCAGTTCATCCATGGTGGACGATCAGACGATGACTATCGCCTATCTCTTCTATAAATACGCCTTTATCTACCATGAAAAAGGGTATGCCTCAGCGATCGCCGTGGTGATTTTCGTTATCACGATGGTCCTGACGCTGCTGCAAATATGGATTGGTAAACGACTTAAAGCACAGTGAGGCAACCACGATGTTCATGACTAAACGTGAAAAATGGCTAATTTACGGCTTGATGATCCTCGCGACGCTGGTAACTGTGGTTCCCTTCATCTGGATGATCATCACCTCTTTTAAAACCCAGGCAGAAAGCATCGCCTTTCCGCCGATCCTGCTACCTGCCAACCCAGGGTTTCAGGCTTACGGTAAAATCTTGCATGAAATGCCTTTTGGCAGCTTTTACTTTAACTCGATCGTCTCCACGTTGGTCATCGTCATTTTGCAGACGCTGATTGCGGCAATGGCAGCGTACGGTTTCTCCCGACTGCGTTTTAAAGGGCGAGATGTCCTGTTTATGCTGTGTATTTCAATTCTGATGGTGCCCGGTCAGATCTTTTTAATCCCACAGTTTTTAACCGTTGAAAAAATCGGTTTGCTGAACTCAATTCCTGGGCTGGTGCTACCGGGTTTATTCAGCATATATAGCGCCTTTTTATTGCGTCAGTTTTTTCTGTCAGTACCTAAAGAACTGGAAGAGGCAGCCATTATGGATGGGTATAACCATCTGACTATTTTCTTCAAAATTATGCTGCCATTAATTAAACCAGGGCTGATTGCCTGCGTCATTATTAACGGATTGTGGAGCTGGAATAACTTAATGTGGCCGCTGATCGTCAACACCTCCATGGATAAAATGACATTACCGGTGGGGTTAGCCTCACTTTCCGGACGCTCAGGCGTGGAATATCCGATGTTAATGGCGGGCGCATTGCTGGCGATTATCCCGATGTTGTTACTTTATATCTTCTTCCAGCGCTATTTTATTCGCGGCATCGCTGGTGCCGGAATTAAAGGATAAGGGGCAGTGTTATGTCAGGTATTCAATTACAGGCAGTAAGCAAAGTCTATCCCAATGGCTTTCAGGCGATCCATGGCGTTGATCTTGAAATCCACGATGGCGAATTCATGGTGTTTGTCGGGCCATCAGGCTGCGCCAAATCAACGCTGCTGCGCATGATTGCAGGTCTGGAAGATATCACTCATGGTCATATCGCAATCGGAGAGAAGTGCGTCAACGACCTGCTACCAAAGGAGCGAGGCGTTGCCATGGTCTTCCAGAATTATGCCCTCTATCCCCACATGACGATTTATAAAAATATGGCATTCAGTCTGTTAGGGAAAATGAGCAAAGAAGAGATTGATATCCGCGTACGGGAAGCTGCACACAAGCTGGAAATAGAGACATTACTCGATAAAAAGCCCGGCCAACTTTCGGGCGGTCAATGTCAGCGCGTTGCCGTTGGCAGGGCCATCGTGCGTAAGCCAGACGTTTTTTTGTTTGATGAGCCGCTTTCCAACCTGGATGCAAAGCTGCGTGTTTCAATGCGCGTGCGGCTGACAGAACTGCATCGACAACTGCGTCAAGAAGGCGTGAGCGCAACCATGGTGTACGTCACGCACGATCAGATTGAAGCAATGACGATGGGAGACAGGATTTGCGTCCTTAATGGCGGTCGTATTATGCAGGTGGATACCCCAGGAAATATCTACCATCACCCCAGGAATAAATTTGTTGCTGGTTTTATTGGTAATCCGGCAATGAATATTATGCTGCTTGATATTGAACCCGGCACTCGTGGTCTGCGCCTGGCTGAAAATTTAATCCTGCCATTAAATACACGCTTGAGTAACCTACTGGAGCAATACCCGCACTCCAGCGTCTGGTTCGGCATCCGGTCAGAGGCCATTCAGTTAGCCTCGCAGCATGACGTCTCTGCGTTCGATGCGCACATTACCAACGTAGAAAGGATGGGCAACGAAGACCTTCTGCATTTTGATATTGGTGAGCAACATATGATCTTACGTATTAACTCTTCACCCGACTGGGCCCCTCTTCCCGGCGAATCTATCAAAGTGAAATTTAATCTGGAAGCCGCCTTTTTGTTTGATAAAAAACATGAAGAAAATTTGGCCTGACCGTTATTCAGGCTAAGTGAAAAATGAGAGGTTTATATGTGTGCGAATAAAGTGACCGTATTAGTGGTAGGGGCTGGTGCGCGCGGAGAAATATATGCTCGCTATGCGCTTGAACATCCAGACAGAATGCAGGTAGTAGGCGTTGCTGAGCCCAGAGAGGCGTATCGCCAGCAGTTTGTCGCACAGCATAAGATTGCTCCAAATAACGTATTTTGCGACTGGCAAGAGGCTGCGGCCCAACCCAAAATGGCCGACGTAGTACTTATTTGCACGCAGGATAATATGCACAAAGATCCTGCCGTGGCGTTTGCCAATCTCGGCTATCACATTCTGCTGGAAAAACCGCTCGCCCCTACGCCAGAAGATTGCCGGATCATTATTGATGCGGTTAAACGCAACAACGTATTACTGGCCGTCGCGCACGTCCTGCGGTACACCCGCTATACGCAAAAGCTGAAATCACTGCTTGATGATGGCGTAATTGGCGATATTGTCAGCATGCAGCATCTCGAACCCGTAGGTTACTGGCATCAGGCGCACTCGTTTGTACGTGGTAACTGGCGCAATGAAGCAGAATCGTCATTTATGTTATTACAGAAATCCTGTCATGATTTGGACTGGATCCGCTACATCATGGGCGACAACTGCAAGGACGTAGGATCATTTGGCAGCCTGAGCCACTTTGTGAAAGAGAATCAGCCTGCTGGCGCCGCCGACCGCTGCCTTGATTGTCAGGTTGAAGCAACCTGCCCCTGGTCTGCCTGCAAAATTTATCTGGGTGAAAACCACAAATGCACTCCCCACTTCCGTCGGGTGCTGACTGCAGATCCCAGCGAAGAAAATGTCCGCCAGGCGCTGCGCGATGGGCCTTATGGTCGCTGCGTTTATCGTTGTGATAATGATGTGGTGGATCATCAGGTTGTTAACTTACGTTTTGCCCACCAGCAGACAGTGACCTTTACCATGACCGCGTTTACCAAAATGGAAGATCGAAAAACGCGCCTGTTTGGCACCAGAGGTTATCTGGAAGGTGATGGCGAGCAGATCCGGGTGTTTGATTTCCTGACAGACAAAGAAACTGTGCATCAGATCGAGGAGATCGCCGCTGGAACACAAACCCAGATGGGGGGACATGGTGGTGGCGATTACTACCTGATGGATCGCTTTATCCATGCAGTGATGGCCAACGATCAAAATATGATCCTTTCTGGCCCGGATGAGTCACTGGAAAGTCACTTAATGGTCTTTGCCGCAGAACGCGCTCGCAAGGAAAACAGTCTGGTTACGCTGTGAAGCCGGAGGAGATGAGGCATGTTTTACGGTGTTGATATTGGTGGAACCAAAACTGAAATTGTCGCTTTTGATAAGGAAATGCAGGTTTGCTGGCGCAAGCGCGTCGCCACGCCAGTCCAGGATTATGAACTCTTTCTTTCGACCTTTACTTCACTTATTGATACCGCCGACTGGGCGACTGGAACGCAAGGAAAAATTGGCATCGGCATGCCCGGTCTTATGGACAGACATACCGGAAAATTACTGTCATCTAACGTGCCTTGCCTTACTGGACGCCAGGTGATGAACGATCTGGCCCACCGCCTCAATCGTTCGGTTGAACTGGACAATGATTGCTGCTGTTTTGCACTCTCGGAAGCCCATACCCAGCAGGCTCGCCAGTTCTCCAGAATTTTTGGTGCCATTATTGGCACCGGCATGGGTGGAGGGTTAGTCATTGACGGTCAGCTGTATCGGGGTCGCAACCGAATGGCCAGTGAGTTTGGCCATTTACCGCTTCCGGCAACGTTTATGCGTCGTTATCATTTACCGGAACTGAAGTGCGGTTGTGGCTTACAAGGGTGTCTGGAACGCTATCAATCCGGCCCCGGTTTACTGTGGCTCCACAAACACTTCAGCGGAGAACAACTCAAAATGGAGACCCTGCTGGAGCATTATCGTCATGGCAATGCCAGCGCCGTTACTACCATAGAAGCATGGATTGATATGTTGGGTTGTACGCTGGCGCAATTGCAGTTGATTCTGGATGTCGATGCTTTTGTTCTCGGCGGTGGGGTTTCCAACATCGAAGAAATTTATACGTTGCTGCCGCAGGCCATGTCACGTTATTTGTTCCCGGGATTAGAACCTGCCCGCGTATTCCCGGCCATCCATGGCGCATCCAGCGGGGTTCGCGGTGCCGCATTGCTGCTGGTTGAACAGGGTACGCAGACCCACTAAAAAACTGCTGGCGGGGGAAACTCGCCAGCAGTTTCAGTTATTCATCCGCAATCACCACATCCACCCCAAGCTGGATTAACGTCCGGTGGTAATTTTCTGGGATCCCGCTGTCGGTAATCACCCGGTCAATCCCGCTGATTTCGCTAATCATACAGAAACTTTTGCGGCCAAACTTGCTGGAGTCAGCGACTACCGTGACCTCCTGCGCAACTTCACACATTACCTGATTCAGATGTGCTTCTCCCGGATGTGGCGTGGTAATTCCCGCTTCCAGGCAGAATCCGTCAACGCCTAAGAAAAGCTTATCAAACCGGTATTGCCTAAGCTGGTGTTCTGCTGAAGGGCCATACAATGAATAGACGCTTTGCCTGACATTCCCTCCCAGAATCATGACGTCTACGCGCTCAAAATTCGCCAGTTCCCATGCAATGTTGAGCGCATTGGTCATCACCACCAGATCGCGGCGATTTTTTAACATGGGAGGAATGAGCGTGGTGGTCGAACCGGAATCGAGGATTAACGTGTCACCATCTTTCACAAAGCTGGCCGCTTTTTCGGCAATACGCGTTTTCACATCGCGATTCAGTCGGTCCTTATCCTGCAAAGGCCGGTCAAGGGCAAAGTGCTGATTGAGAACCGCCCCGCCGTAGGAGCGCATGACACATCCCTTCTGTTCCAGATAACGTAAGTCGTTGCGGATCGTAACCGATGACACACCAAAATGGACGCTCAGTGGCTCGACACGAACGCTACCCTGATCGCATAGCAGATCAATTATTTGCTCGCGACGTCTTAAGTTATCCAGCATTTCTATTGCTCCATCAAATATTCATGTTGTTTTGTTTTAGCGCTTTAGCACTTTCGTTTTCTTTTGAATATATTACATCAGAAGCAATAAGGTGAATTTGTGCGCACTGGCCCAGCGTTGAATTTAACAAAAATTGACTATTTTCTTTCGTTTTAGCAAATCGAAACGAAGAAAACCGAAAAAATGAAAAGGTCAAAAGCGAGTAAGATGCGAGAAAGAGACGGGAAGCATGCAAAAAAACGAAAGCGAGCTACTAAAAAAGCTCGCTTATGGTTTGTTTTTGTTTAATTGAATGGGATCACATTTTTGAATTTTAGAGCGGGACTACTCAACAATGATCACTTCAACACCGCTGCGGCGTAGTTCCTGCAAGCTCTCCTCTGGGATGCCTTCATCAACAATGATGGTGTGGATCCTCTGGGTATCAATAATCTTATGCAGGCTGGAGCGGTTAAACTTCGTCGAGTCGGTAACGACAATGATACGTTCAGCCACTTCACACATCCGGCGGTTGAGACGCGCCTCATCTTCGTTGTGCGTGCTAACACCACGCTCTAAATCGATAGCATCAACGCCAAGAAACAGCATGTCGAAGTGATAATTTTGTAGCGACTGCTCAGCCTGATCGCCATAAAACGATTGTGACTGACGACGCAAATGACCGCCGGTCATCAGCAGCTCAACCCCTTCGGCTTCCAGTAGCGCATTGGCGACATTCATGCCGTTGGTCATAGCAATGACATTGGTATGCTGGCGCATTAGGCGGGCAATTTCATAGGTCGTGGTGCCGGAGTCAAGAATCACGCGGTGTCCCGGTTGAATTAACTCTGCGGCGGCTCTGGCAATACTGCGTTTTACTGCCGTATTAAGTGAACTCTTATCTTCTACAGAAGGCTCCACAACAGGCGCATTGCTCTCGCATATTAGCGCTCCGCCATAGGCACGTACAGCAATCCCCTGCTTTTCCAGAAAGGCGAGGTCGTTGCGAATAGTGACCGTGGAGACGCCAAAAAATAAGGAAAGATCGTTAACCTGAACGCTTCCCTGCTGCCGTAACCGCTGGATGATCTGCTCACGTCTTTCGCTGGTGCCAATAACGCGCTTGTCTGCAGAGGACTCGGTGTTACTCATAAGAAATCCTTTAGTTAAACCTTTCGTTTTATTTCGT
This window of the Citrobacter freundii ATCC 8090 = MTCC 1658 = NBRC 12681 genome carries:
- a CDS encoding carbohydrate ABC transporter permease, with translation MFMTKREKWLIYGLMILATLVTVVPFIWMIITSFKTQAESIAFPPILLPANPGFQAYGKILHEMPFGSFYFNSIVSTLVIVILQTLIAAMAAYGFSRLRFKGRDVLFMLCISILMVPGQIFLIPQFLTVEKIGLLNSIPGLVLPGLFSIYSAFLLRQFFLSVPKELEEAAIMDGYNHLTIFFKIMLPLIKPGLIACVIINGLWSWNNLMWPLIVNTSMDKMTLPVGLASLSGRSGVEYPMLMAGALLAIIPMLLLYIFFQRYFIRGIAGAGIKG
- a CDS encoding ROK family protein, with amino-acid sequence MFYGVDIGGTKTEIVAFDKEMQVCWRKRVATPVQDYELFLSTFTSLIDTADWATGTQGKIGIGMPGLMDRHTGKLLSSNVPCLTGRQVMNDLAHRLNRSVELDNDCCCFALSEAHTQQARQFSRIFGAIIGTGMGGGLVIDGQLYRGRNRMASEFGHLPLPATFMRRYHLPELKCGCGLQGCLERYQSGPGLLWLHKHFSGEQLKMETLLEHYRHGNASAVTTIEAWIDMLGCTLAQLQLILDVDAFVLGGGVSNIEEIYTLLPQAMSRYLFPGLEPARVFPAIHGASSGVRGAALLLVEQGTQTH
- a CDS encoding carbohydrate ABC transporter permease, with the protein product MSYSDEAASPQLPAREAQKKSLTKLEKEERFWGWIMIMPLLAGLIVFYFTPFFQNVFYSFTDLGEFQIWTTISLDNYINLFSDDEFRSAIYNTLAYVFICVPIITVLSLLLAIGLNQAIRGQWLFRTLLFLPAVTMPAAIAMVWQWLMNRNFGLINQILAFFDLPAIGWLSDPDVVRLSASLVIIWSAIALKMIILLAGLQGIPKQIYEAMSLDGISKLRGFWSITLPLMIPTLFFVLVISFIETLQIFDVVYLLFGSSSMVDDQTMTIAYLFYKYAFIYHEKGYASAIAVVIFVITMVLTLLQIWIGKRLKAQ
- the agaR gene encoding transcriptional repressor AgaR — protein: MLDNLRRREQIIDLLCDQGSVRVEPLSVHFGVSSVTIRNDLRYLEQKGCVMRSYGGAVLNQHFALDRPLQDKDRLNRDVKTRIAEKAASFVKDGDTLILDSGSTTTLIPPMLKNRRDLVVMTNALNIAWELANFERVDVMILGGNVRQSVYSLYGPSAEHQLRQYRFDKLFLGVDGFCLEAGITTPHPGEAHLNQVMCEVAQEVTVVADSSKFGRKSFCMISEISGIDRVITDSGIPENYHRTLIQLGVDVVIADE
- a CDS encoding Gfo/Idh/MocA family protein produces the protein MCANKVTVLVVGAGARGEIYARYALEHPDRMQVVGVAEPREAYRQQFVAQHKIAPNNVFCDWQEAAAQPKMADVVLICTQDNMHKDPAVAFANLGYHILLEKPLAPTPEDCRIIIDAVKRNNVLLAVAHVLRYTRYTQKLKSLLDDGVIGDIVSMQHLEPVGYWHQAHSFVRGNWRNEAESSFMLLQKSCHDLDWIRYIMGDNCKDVGSFGSLSHFVKENQPAGAADRCLDCQVEATCPWSACKIYLGENHKCTPHFRRVLTADPSEENVRQALRDGPYGRCVYRCDNDVVDHQVVNLRFAHQQTVTFTMTAFTKMEDRKTRLFGTRGYLEGDGEQIRVFDFLTDKETVHQIEEIAAGTQTQMGGHGGGDYYLMDRFIHAVMANDQNMILSGPDESLESHLMVFAAERARKENSLVTL
- a CDS encoding DeoR family transcriptional regulator; the encoded protein is MSNTESSADKRVIGTSERREQIIQRLRQQGSVQVNDLSLFFGVSTVTIRNDLAFLEKQGIAVRAYGGALICESNAPVVEPSVEDKSSLNTAVKRSIARAAAELIQPGHRVILDSGTTTYEIARLMRQHTNVIAMTNGMNVANALLEAEGVELLMTGGHLRRQSQSFYGDQAEQSLQNYHFDMLFLGVDAIDLERGVSTHNEDEARLNRRMCEVAERIIVVTDSTKFNRSSLHKIIDTQRIHTIIVDEGIPEESLQELRRSGVEVIIVE
- a CDS encoding ABC transporter ATP-binding protein, producing the protein MSGIQLQAVSKVYPNGFQAIHGVDLEIHDGEFMVFVGPSGCAKSTLLRMIAGLEDITHGHIAIGEKCVNDLLPKERGVAMVFQNYALYPHMTIYKNMAFSLLGKMSKEEIDIRVREAAHKLEIETLLDKKPGQLSGGQCQRVAVGRAIVRKPDVFLFDEPLSNLDAKLRVSMRVRLTELHRQLRQEGVSATMVYVTHDQIEAMTMGDRICVLNGGRIMQVDTPGNIYHHPRNKFVAGFIGNPAMNIMLLDIEPGTRGLRLAENLILPLNTRLSNLLEQYPHSSVWFGIRSEAIQLASQHDVSAFDAHITNVERMGNEDLLHFDIGEQHMILRINSSPDWAPLPGESIKVKFNLEAAFLFDKKHEENLA